A window of the Haloplasma contractile SSD-17B genome harbors these coding sequences:
- a CDS encoding bacteriorhodopsin, which yields MESLILLFHWIYSFFIFAGALYFYIQSRNPKGVPMYEYFIAIAIPVWSGIAYLSIAFGQGFLELQDQTVYFARYLDWIVTTPLLLIALALTAMFRSSKNLTLILTLVIADVIMILTGLIADFSDGINTYLWYFIGMVCLFVILYVIWYPLRRIAQQKSEALSKHYRNTALYLTLFWFCYPTVWLLGPSGLGITNEVFDVASFIILPIFSKVGFSILDLYGLRKIGVRI from the coding sequence ATGGAATCATTAATACTTCTGTTTCATTGGATCTATTCATTTTTTATCTTTGCTGGAGCATTGTATTTTTATATACAGAGTAGAAATCCCAAAGGAGTCCCAATGTATGAATACTTTATTGCAATAGCAATACCAGTATGGTCTGGTATTGCATATCTATCGATTGCATTTGGTCAGGGTTTTCTTGAACTTCAAGACCAGACAGTATACTTTGCAAGGTACTTGGATTGGATAGTTACAACACCATTACTCCTTATTGCATTAGCGTTAACAGCAATGTTCAGATCATCAAAAAATCTCACATTAATCTTAACGCTTGTCATTGCTGATGTAATTATGATTCTAACTGGTTTAATTGCAGATTTCTCTGACGGCATTAACACATATTTGTGGTATTTTATTGGCATGGTCTGCTTATTTGTTATTCTTTATGTGATCTGGTATCCATTAAGGAGAATAGCACAACAAAAAAGCGAAGCTTTATCAAAGCACTATAGAAACACGGCGTTATACCTGACTCTATTCTGGTTTTGTTATCCAACGGTATGGCTGTTAGGACCATCAGGATTAGGAATAACAAATGAAGTCTTTGATGTAGCTTCCTTTATTATATTACCAATCTTCTCTAAAGTTGGATTTAGTATTCTAGATCTTTACGGACTTAGAAAAATAGGCGTGAGAATTTAG
- a CDS encoding GNAT family N-acetyltransferase, with translation MSNIKKYIKDQLLDQDDFKNILSLVRTSNRHSKTNFIFLESDGKSKNELALLYYEDLELRGVLCIYNSYHKNHVRIHGVVHPKYRNKGIFSELYIMALNDLKQTNIEQVTFIIEDESGIALAKKHRATYQYSSYKMDFHLNHFNLQKLIESELIIKEGTIDDLEDLVEIGMDGFGTSEEEERPLMEENLSDTKRYIYIAKKENQPIGMISVTRQESTLVISDLVIKKGCRKMGYGTELLCHVIKSNANKKEVNLSLNVNATNKEGLSLYKRCGFRVSKNTYFYSLNIS, from the coding sequence ATGAGTAATATTAAAAAATATATAAAGGATCAACTTTTAGATCAAGATGATTTTAAAAACATATTATCACTTGTTAGAACTTCTAATAGACATTCTAAAACTAATTTCATATTCTTAGAATCAGATGGAAAAAGTAAAAATGAATTGGCTTTGCTGTATTATGAGGATTTAGAACTACGGGGAGTCCTGTGTATTTACAATTCTTATCATAAAAATCATGTAAGAATACATGGTGTTGTTCATCCTAAGTATAGAAATAAAGGTATATTTTCTGAGTTGTACATAATGGCACTTAATGATCTCAAGCAAACAAATATAGAACAGGTTACATTTATAATAGAAGATGAAAGTGGTATTGCTTTAGCTAAGAAACATAGAGCTACTTATCAATATTCATCATATAAAATGGATTTTCACCTTAATCATTTCAATCTCCAAAAATTAATAGAGAGTGAATTAATAATTAAAGAAGGAACTATTGACGATTTAGAAGACTTAGTTGAGATTGGAATGGATGGTTTTGGGACATCAGAGGAAGAGGAGAGGCCTTTGATGGAAGAAAATTTGAGTGATACTAAACGCTATATCTATATAGCAAAGAAGGAGAACCAACCTATTGGAATGATCAGTGTTACTAGACAAGAATCTACACTAGTAATATCTGATTTAGTCATTAAAAAGGGATGCCGTAAAATGGGATATGGTACAGAACTCCTTTGTCATGTTATTAAATCAAATGCTAATAAAAAAGAAGTAAATTTAAGTCTAAATGTGAACGCAACTAATAAGGAGGGGTTGTCTCTTTATAAGAGGTGTGGCTTTAGAGTTTCTAAAAATACATACTTTTATAGTTTAAATATATCGTAA
- a CDS encoding DapH/DapD/GlmU-related protein, which produces MKKKQRRSNGIINKLMLCVIDLIWIIGFITIVSSSLYLTDHINNYLLSLEFINRFIVYGLSIFCFINLYIIITGILFRIFVPKIKPGRAKVGLSKKHFYWRMNWHFYSYVFLFFKKYTFYNRIMRYTFLRLFRVNIKYSTYLAETVDLQDANNLLTIGRNSGLGSEVIIATHLALSPKVVIFREVNIGDNTHIQSRASIAPGVTIGNQTMIGFDTVISINVTIGNNTRVGARCSIDTGVTIGSNCRIGQNVYLGAGISIRDQMVIPDGSKILNSEDLIPLLTHEKEVSYVTRVSIPSIN; this is translated from the coding sequence ATGAAAAAGAAACAACGTAGATCAAATGGTATAATTAATAAACTTATGCTATGCGTAATCGATTTAATATGGATTATTGGTTTTATAACTATTGTATCAAGTTCATTATATTTAACGGACCATATAAATAATTATTTATTAAGTTTAGAATTTATTAACCGCTTTATAGTCTATGGTTTATCAATATTTTGCTTTATAAATTTATATATCATTATTACTGGTATATTATTTAGAATTTTCGTTCCAAAGATCAAACCAGGTCGTGCAAAAGTAGGACTTTCAAAGAAACACTTCTATTGGAGAATGAACTGGCACTTCTACTCATATGTATTTCTGTTTTTTAAGAAATACACATTTTATAATCGAATAATGCGTTACACATTTTTGAGATTATTCAGAGTCAACATTAAATACTCAACTTACTTAGCAGAAACGGTTGACCTTCAAGACGCTAACAATCTCCTCACGATCGGTAGAAACTCCGGACTAGGATCTGAAGTAATTATTGCTACTCACCTAGCATTATCTCCAAAGGTCGTCATCTTTAGAGAGGTTAATATAGGAGACAATACACATATTCAGTCTCGTGCTAGCATTGCACCTGGTGTCACAATTGGTAATCAGACAATGATAGGATTCGATACCGTGATTTCAATTAATGTTACTATTGGAAATAATACAAGAGTCGGAGCGAGGTGCTCAATTGATACAGGCGTTACAATAGGTAGCAACTGTAGAATTGGTCAGAATGTTTATCTAGGAGCAGGTATAAGCATCAGGGATCAAATGGTAATACCAGATGGCTCTAAAATTCTAAATTCAGAAGATTTAATCCCTCTGCTAACACATGAAAAAGAAGTAAGCTATGTTACTAGGGTTTCTATACCAAGTATTAATTAA